In the Exiguobacterium sp. BMC-KP genome, TCTCGTGGAGAAACCGTATCATCTGGCATTTCATCTTTTCCTTTTAGGATTTCCTTTTGTTGCTCCTCTGTCAGTTTCCGCTCTTTATCAGACAGACGATCCCGTTCATCTTCGAATTCTTCATTTGGACGATCGGTTTCTTTTGGTGCCATCGAAAACCCTCCTCAAGACCCATCACTTATAATGAATCGACGACTTTAACAGAAAGATCGACATCGATATTGCCACGTGTCGCTTTTGAATACGGGCAGAAGTTGTGTGTTTTCTCTAGTAACTCTTCTGCTTCTTCTTGCGATACACCCACGACTTCGACGACGAGTTTCGCTGCAATTTTCACACCGTTATCCGCTTCATCCTGTAAGAGGCTGACTTCTGAATTCGTCCGCGTCTCAACTCGTTTTTTTGCTTGGCGCGCCATCAAGTTGTAGGCACCATCAAAACAAGCGGCATATCCTGCTGCGAATAACTGTTCCGGGTTTGATGTCGGAATGTCTTCTTTGCCTTTTGTTCCTGGCATGACTAAATCGAGATTAATGACGTTATCGTCTGAAGCAACTTTCCCGTCGCGACCACCGACTGCAGATGCACGTGAAGTAAGAATGACGTTTGACATAATAAAAAACCCCTTTTCCTGTTGAATTGAAAAATGCTTTTTTTGCCACATAATCAGTAATACCCGTCACTGACGGAGATAAACACATAGAGTGTCAACTGCTTCAACTGCTCGATTTTGTTGATGGACAAAAAAAGACGATGAACTTCAAGTCCATCGTCTTTTGAATGCTATTTCTTATCCGATATCTTCTGTTTCAATTGCTTCTTGATCAGGCAACTGAAGATAAATTGATTTGACCTGGTGATTATCGACTTCCATCACTTTAATCGTGTACGCCTGATAGCGGAATTCTTGACCGCTCGACACTTCTGTATCCTGTGCCATGACCCAGCCACCAATCGTATCAATGTCTTCCTCTTCAATTCCAAGGTTAAAGCGCTCATTTAAGTCGTCAATCAAGACACGTCCTGAAATCCGATACAACCTCTCATGAATCTGCTCGATATCTGCTTTCTCATCTTTATCGAATTCATCTCGGATTTCTCCAACGATTTCTTCCAATATGTCTTCCATCGTAATCACACCAGCTGTACCACCGTACTCATCAATGACGAGCGCCATTGGCGTCCGCTCCACCTGCATTTTCAACATCGCGTCTTGAAGCGGTGAATACTCAGATACAATCGGCAAGTTGTGGATGTAATAACTTAATGCTTTCCCCTTGTTTGCCATATGATCCGTAAATAACTGCTTTGCATTGATGAAGCCAAGGATTTTATCCTTATCTCCCTCTTCCGCTACTGGATAACGTGTGAACTGATACTCTTCAACAAGGCGAATGATATCCTCCATCGATGCATCGTTCGAAATCGTGATTAAGTCCGTTCGCGGTAACATGATATCTTTTGCGATCCGCTCATCGAACGAGAAGATGTTCTGCATGTAGGAAAGTTCAGTCTGGTTGATTTCTCCACTCTTATAACTCTGTGTCATGATGATTTTAATCTCTTCTTCAGAATGGACTTCTTCGTGTCCCGCTGGCTCGACGCCAAACAAACGAAGAATCACGCGTGCTGAACCATTCAATGTCCAGATGAACGGTTTCATGATTTTACCGAACCAATAAAGTGGTGGCGCGAGTAACATCGTGATCGCTTCCGTTTTTTGAATGGCGAGAGATTTCGGAGCAAGTTCTCCAAGTACGACATGAAGAAACGTTACAATCGAGAATGCAAGAACAAACGAAATGATCGTCGAAACGGAATTCGGGATGTCAATCTCTTCGAACAACATACCGAGAATTGCGCCTACCGTCGATTCTCCTAACCACCCGAGACCAAGCGCTGTCACGGTAATACCAAGTTGACAGGCTGATAAATAATAATCCAAATTCTCAAGTAGCCGCTTCGCCACTTTCGCAGTCTTGCTTCCTTCTGTAATCAACTGATCGATTCGAGACATTCGCATTTTGACGACCGAAAATTCGGCGGCAACAAAAAAAGCCGTCAAGACGATAAGTAGTGCAATGACGAGTAGTCGAATAATGATCGTTGTCGTGTCGAATGTCTCCATTGAGTGTGTACTGTCCAATCGTTTCCCCGAAGAAAGGGGATTCACCTCCATTTAATATAAAGCCAGATGCCGAGGCATCTGGTGGTTTACAGCAAAAAGAAGCTTCAATCTTTCAAAGCTTCCCTACTTTTTCATATTCATACTATAACGGAACTTTCATAAAATGTGTACTTGAAGACATCATTTCAATCCATCATACAACATAGAGAATGAAGATCACGATCATGAGTAACATCGCGATTCCTTTTAATAATGCACTTGATAAAATTCCTAGGACAGTCCCAATTCCGACTGAAACTGAAGTTTGCCATGTCTTTTTACTAATGATTTTCTCCGTTAAGATGGCAAACACAAAGGGGAAAATCAATAATCCGATACCCGGCAATATAAATGGTCCTGCAATCAATCCAACTGTCGTCGCAATCTTAGCTGCTTGTGAGCCTCCCCGCCGATCAACGGTGTAGGCACTGACGAGGTAGTCGAGTGTAAATAAGAGGATGATAAAAATCGCTTGAATCACCCAAAAACTAATCGATAACTCAGAGAAGCCGAATCCAAATCCATAAATCAAAAAGCCCACTACTAAAATTGGTGCACTTGGGATGATCGGATATACGAGACCTGCAAAAGCGACTAGAAAACAAACGACGATCAGACTCCATAACAAGATTGTCACTTTCTATCCCTCCCTTCCTGTGAAACTCTTGCCCATTATTACGTCGAAGGTGAGGCAAAGGTTTCATTCAACGCCCGATGTATTTGATTTTGTAGAAAATCGCGATCCCAGTCGTTCATTTTTTCAAAACGTGCTTCCGAACAGATGTATGGAATGAATCGTTGAATCGTCTCACAGTGACTTGGTAACCCATTTTTCTTCATTGTCCCGAGTGACTCGAGCATCGTTGCAAGAACAGAAATATCCTCTGCTCCGTAATGTCGCAGTTGATAAAACGTCGTATATAACAATTGTTGATAAGTTTCCCGGACGATGATATGTTGCTGTTCCTCTCCAACGACTAGTACACCATCCGGTATCACAGCATACTGGCGCATTAAATCACCTATGATCCGAATGGCATGTCTTGCTGTATTCGGATCATTGATTCCTGGAGAGATAGCACGTAATGCAACTTCACTTAACTTTTCAAGAATAAATGCAAAATCCTGTTCTGAAGATTTCGTCGGACCAATCAAGATGTTTCCATCGATATCTTTGCATGTTGCGCGTCCGATGACCTCTCCCTCTGTTACGAAAGAACCGACCGTTCGATGAATATACACGTTTTCTTTCTGATCGAAGGCATCATAATCAACCGCTTGAATATATCCAGTTTGTGTCGCCTGAATACGATGAGGATGATTTATCGTCATCTTCTTTTCTGTAATTCTCTGTTCTCCCGATTCCAAATGCTTGAGTTGACGTTTTAACAATTCATTCCCTTCACTGTGCAATCGATCGAGTAAAGTCGTGACGCGAATCGACTGGCTGACGATATGAATGAATGCGACGAATGCGACGATCGATATCAGCACAACGAGAACGGCTACAGCTGAAGCGACAACGCTCGTCTTTAAAGCCGGACGAAGGAAAAACAACATCGTCATGGAATAACTGACTGCTCCGATGAAAATACCGAAAATGTGTTGCACCTGTCGATTTTCAATGAAGTTAGGTAACGTGCGTGGTGAGAATTGTGATGAATAGGTCGTCAAGACGACAAGAATGGTCGAGAATGTAAATGTCATCATGGCGAGCAGTCCGGTAAAAACCGAACTGTGGATCGTCTGTGCTAAGCCAAGTGTCGTTTGCCACTCTTTTGGAAACCAGTCTGATACATACACATCTAACCACGTCACGACACCCGTCAGTCCTATACCGATAAGTCCGTAAAGTAACGGCCACCACCAATTAATTTCTCGTGATAGGACTTTCAGTTTCTTCAAAATAAAATTCCTCCTCTTTATAGTACTATATTGAATAAATTCCTGATTTAGAGCGCTTTAAAACCCTATTCCATTCATCAGTTTGAGCAATATATTTGGTCGAAGTGCACGGATGTGTTTTACTTCTTTTCATAACGTGAATAACTTAATTGTTATGAAAACGAATGGGAGATGAAATGATATGGCTCAACAAAACGAAGCAACATTGCATACAGATTTCACGAAAATTTATATTGATGGTCAGTGGCGCACAGGCGCAAGTGACAGCAACATGACGAATACGAATCCGTTCACGGGTGAAGAGCTTTTCACGATCTCTGCAGCGAATCAACAAGATTTAGATGATGCGTATGAAGCGGCTCAAGTCGCTCAAAAAGAGTGGGCGAAAGTTCCTGCTTTAAAACGCCAAGGTCTGATCGAAAACTTCTTGAAAGTCTTATACGAAGAAAAAGAAACAATCATCGAATGGTTGATTAAAGAGTCCGGCAGTACACGTATTAAAGCAGAAGGTGAATTCCTTGCTTCTGTCCTGATCGTCAAGGAAGCTGCTACATTCCCACTGCGGATGCACGGTGAAATTCGTCCATCGGTCGTACCAGGTAAAGAAAACCGAATCTACCGTAAAGCACTTGGCGTCATCGGCGTCATCAGTCCATGGAACTTCCCGTTCCATTTAGCTGTTCGTTCGATTGCTACTGCCATTGCCATCGGAAACGCAGTCGTCGTCAAACCGGCTACAGATACACCTGTCTCAGGCGGATTGATTTTTGCTAGCCTGTTCGAAAAAGCCGGATTACCAAAAGGCGTCTTGAATGTCATCGTTGGTCGCGGTTCGGAAATTGGCGACGCGATCGTTGAACATCCTGTACCACGCCTGATTTCATTTACAGGTTCCACTGAAGTTGGTCGTCACATTGGTGAGCTTGCCGGCAAACATTTGAAGAAAACGGCGCTTGAACTTGGCGGAAACAACGTCTTCGTCGTACTTGATGATGCAGACCTCGACCGCGCTGTTGAATCTGCTGTCTACAGCAAGTTCTACCACCAAGGTCAAATCTGTATGTCAACGAACCGGATTCTTGTTGCCTCTTCGATTCATGATGAGTTCGTCGAGAAGTACGTTGCTCGTGTAAAAGAATTACAATACGGTGATCCATCACACGACCGGACACAAGTCGGACCGCTCATCAACCAATCACAAGTTGAACGGATTCTTGAAGACCTCGAGAAAACAAAAGCTGCTGGCGCAACCGTTCGTGTTGGTGGAGAAGCTAAAGATAACGTCATCGCACCTACAGTCGTGACAGGCGTTACGAATGATATGCCGCTTGCTAAAAATGAAATCTTCGGACCAGTCGCTGTCATCATCCCGTTCGATACGGATGAAGAAGCACTTGAAATCGCGAACTCACTCCCATACGGATTAAGTGGTGCTGTGCACGGTTCTTCTATTGAACGTGCGACTGCCTTTGCGCTTGAAGTTGAAACAGGTATGATTCACATCAATGACCAATCAGTCAACGATGAGCCACATATGCCATTTGGTGGTGAAAAAGATTCAGGACTTGGTCGCTTCAACGGTGAATGGGTACTTGAAGAATTCTCGACTGTCCAATGGTTGTCTGTCATGCATGATCGCCGTCAATACAAACCTTTCTTCGAATAATATAAGAGTAGGGTTCTCCCCTACTCTACATACTTTTATTAAGGAGTGATTTTATATGCCATTATTACGATTCGACGTTATTGAAGGACGTTCAGAAGAAGAGTTAAAAACCTTACTCGACACCGCACACGATGCAATGGTCGAAGCATTTGATGTCCCAGAACGTGATCGTTATCAAATTGTGCATACGCATAAAGCACATGAGATGGTCATTCAAGATACAGGACTTGGTTTTGAACGGAGTAAAGATATCGTCCTCATCAGTGTGACAAGTAAAACGCGGACGGAAGAGAAAAAACAACGTCTTTATCAATTACTTGCCGAACGTTTGCAAGCAAACTGTGGACTTGCACCGACTGATTTGATGGTTTCGATCGTCGAAAACGATGCTGCAGACTGGAGTTTTGGTCTCGGTGAAGCACAGTTTTTGACAGGCAAACTATAATTTCTCGCAAATAGAACGAAAAAAGGAAGTGTATTACCGATAAGGTTCGGTAGTACATTTCCTTTTTTGCTTACATTTCATTAAATAATCAACGAACATTCATATGATTTATTCCTCAGTCTCCTCCACCTTCTCACGTGGATTTTCTCTCTGTAATGGTGCTTTCCAACTAAACTGATCAGGTTCTGGAACGAAATCGAGACCACCTGGATGAAATGGTTGGCAACGGAGCAAACGACGTGTCGTCAAATAACTGCCTTTTACTGCACCATGACGTTCGATCGCCTCCATCCCGTAATGGGAACATGTTGGATAAAATCGACAGGTAGCTGGTTTCATGGGAGAGATAGCTTTCTGATAAAAGCGAATTCCTCCCATTAAGACACGTTTCATACTGTCCCTTCTTTCGTCTTTTTTTTCTAGTGTAACGCATCTTTCCATCATTTTCAGATGTTCTGCCTTATACTAAAAAGAGAATTAAAAGAAGGATGTGTTGAAATGAAGGCATTAACATTCCATGAATTCGGAACGTCCGATGTACTACGGTTCGAAGACCTGCCAACACCAACAATCACCGAACATGAAGTTCTGATTGAAATGAAAGCGATTGGTCTGAATTTCGCAGATATCTATCGTCGCAAAGGTAACTACCATCTAGAAGGTCAGCCTCCGTATATTTTAGGTTACGAAGGATCAGGCGTCATCACAGCGGTTGGTGCAACTGTTTCTACGTTCTACGTAGGTCAACGCGTTGCTTTTGCGGACGTCCCGCTTGCGAATGCTGAGTACGTAGCAGCACCCGTCGATAAATTGATTCCTCTTCCTGACGGTATCTCATACGAAACAGCTGCGTCTGTCTTATTGCAAGGGTTGACGGCACATTATTTGACCCGCGACAGTTATCGCGTCCAACCAGGAGATACCATCTTAGTACACGCTGCTGCAGGTGGCGTAGGTCAATTATTGACACAGCTTATTCGATTACTCGGTGCAACACCGATTGGGTTGACCTCTTCTTCTGATAAAGCACAGATTGCCAAAACAGCTGGCTGTGAGTCTGTCTATTTGTATTCAGAAAACTGGGTCGAGCAAGTGCTTTCACAAACGTCAGGTAAAGGAGTTGATGTTGTCTACGAATCAATCGGTTCGACATTAATGGATAGTTTCCATGTGACAAAAGTTCATGGAACTGTTGTATTCTATGGTATGGCAGGCGGTGACCCTACTCCTGTCGATCCTCGCTTTTTGATGGACACATCAAAAACATTAACGGGTGGTGATCTTTGGAACGTATTAACATCTTCTGAAGAACGAATCCGTAGATCCGGTGAATTGTTTGATTGGATTTTATCCGGTCACCTCACCCTGTCTTCTCCTACAACATTTGCTTTATCTGATGGAAAAGCAGCGCATGACTTTTTAGAAAGTCGACGCAGCACAGGAAAACTACTTTTGCTTCCTTAACTCGTTTTTTTGAGACGACTCCCTGCGAGTCGTCTTTTTTTATGTGAAATCAAGATTATCGATTGCTTTTTTACAATGAAGAGAGTAAAGTAAATCTCATCAAAACCTAAAACTCAAATTAGTTTTGAGTTTTAGAAAGGGGATTTGTATTTATGTTTCGCTCAGAATGGAAGAAATTGAAGAGTCCGATGATGATTGTCGTCATTCTCGCCCTCATCCTCGTGCCATTTCTCTACAACTCCATCTTCTTATCTGCATTCTGGGACCCATACGGTCGGACAGAAGATATTAAGGTCGCTATCGTGAATGAAGACAGTGCGACGAAGTTTAAAGGAGAAAAAGTCGACATCGGGGATCAATTTGTCGATAAACTCAAAAAAAATGATGATTTTGATTGGCAGTTCTTATCTAAGAACAAAGCCGAAAAAGAATTACGTGACGGCAAAATCTATATGACGGTCGTTATTCCGAAGAATTTCTCTAAAAATGCAACGACACTACTCGACGATCATCCGAAGAAAATTGAGTTGGAATACTACTTAAATCCAGCCAAAAACTACTCCGGAACACAAATTTCGAGTACGGCTGCAAAACAATTAAACGAAAAGATCCGAAAATCCGTTACGAAACAATATAGTAGCGCAATCTTCGGTGCCTTAAAGAAAATCGCAAATGGCATGGAAAAGGCATCAGACGGTTCTTCTAAACTTGAGGACGGAAACCATAAAACAGCAGATGGTGCCAAAACGCTGGCAACGAATCTTGGAAAACTCGCGGATGGTAGTCTCACACTGTCCGAAAAACTCGGGGAAGCAAATCAAGGCTCTAAAAAACTCAGTGATGGGGCAACGACACTCGACGAAAAGACCGCCCTCTTCGCTCAAAAAACGGGTGAGTTATCTTCTGGTTTGAACACACTCGATGAAAACGGTGGCAAGTTACAGGCAGGTGCCGCGCAACTCGAAGACGGCGCAACAAAACTCAGTGGTGGCTCAACACAGGTCCGCCAAGGGGCAGAACAACTTGCTGCAGGTACGGCTCAACTCAATGAAAAAATCCCTCAATTGACGGATGGATTAAATCAATTGGACGAAAAGGCACAGGCAGCTAATGCGTTATTAAATCAATTAAATCAAGATGCTGCGCAATCTAAACAAGACTTACGTGCTCGTCGAGAAGCTCTTGAAGCAAATGCCGCTCAACTAAAACAAGTTATTTCCGCTTCTGATCAATTATCAGATGAAGAAAAGCAAAACTTACTAGGCACAATCGGAACTTTAGAAGAAAATATCAAGAATCTCGCTTCACAAGAAGGCGCAATTGATCAGAGTCTTGCTCAAGCTACGGAAGCAACGAAAAAAATCGGTCAACTCGCTGCTGGCGGAAAACAAGTCGAATCAGCTGTATCACAACTAAACGCTGGGCAATTAAAGCTCGTCGATGGTGCGAAACAAGTCGAGTCTGGCGCACAACAATTAGCAAGCGGACAACAGACATTTAATGAAAAACTTGGTCAATATACTGCGGGTGTGCATAAAGCTGCATCAGGCGGCGCACAACTTGCTGACGGTGCAAATCAGCTTTCAGATGGAACGCATCAACTTCAAACAGGTGCTAGCGCGTTAAATAGCGGGTTAGGACAATTGGCATCTGGTTCAACTACGATTACAGACGGAATTGGTAAAACAACCGACGGCGCTTCAAAAATCGCGGATGCCAACACGAAACTCGAAGATGGTGCTAAAACGCTAAAGGATGAGCTCAGCAAAGGAGCTAAAGATGCAACGGTTAAGCCGACAAAAGAACGGGATAATATGCTTGCAGAACCCGTCGTCTTAAAAGAACATGACTATTCGACAGTCAACAACTATGGCTCTGGTTTATCAGCCTATATTCTAAGTATTGCCTTGTTTGCAGGCGCATTGATGTTCTCTTCTGTTTATCAGATTCGTCCAGAACATGGTGAGAGTCTGAACTGGCGCTTCCTTGTCGGTAAATTATCACTTATCTTACCGATTGGAGCATTGCAAGGTGTCGCAGCGGCTACAGCAATCGTTTATGTCCTTGATGCTGATGTTGCGAGTGTCCCTGCGCTCTATGGATTTGCTGCCTTAACAGGGATGACGTTTATTACAATCCTGTTCACGCTCGCGATGCTCCTCGGTCGCGTCGGACAGTTTATTGCCTTCCTACTACTCCTTCTCCAAATCGGTGGTAGTGGTGGTACGTTCCCAGTCGAAATGACACCAAGCTTCTTCCAATCGATTCACGCATTCTTACCAATGACGTATTCAGTCGGTGGATTCCGTGAAGCTCTTGGACTTGGTGTAACGGATGCCCTCGTTTCAAACAGTCAAGTTCTTGCGATTATCTTAGTCGTCGCCTTGATCATCAGCTTCGTTGGAGGGCTCGGAGCCAAACGGATTCTACTCTCAACGAAAGTGAGACGAAAACAACATGACACAGTCTGATAAAGAAACATTGATACTCGACTCAGCGATGGCTTGCTTTTCAGAACTCGGTTATAAAGGAACGACAATTGAGCGTGTCGCTCGACGCGCTCATGTCGGGAAACCGACTGTCTATCAGCTGTTTGAAAGCAAACTCAACTTATTTGAATCTCTCGTGACACGTGTGCTACAAGAGATGAAAGAAGAAGCGGAACGCGCTTATGTCGAACATGCGACAGTGGAAGAAAATAAACAAGCCATGATCGATGCCATTGTTTATCATCAGCAACAACATTTGTTCATTCTTCAAATCATCGAAGAAACACGTAACTTAAAATTACAAGAGATGCAGGAATTACGAACACGAATCGAACGACATGTCGTCGAATATCTTAAAACGCTACTTGAGACTCGCCTTGGACAAGACGATCGCGACGTACCCGTCGACGTCACGGCCTTTTTGATTTTCCGGACGTACATTGCGTTGATTGCCGAATGGCCATTGATTGCTCGTCCGCTCGAACTCGATACGATTCGTCGTGCCATGTTGCGTATCCTATGAATTAAAAAAACCGCCGATCAGCTGATTGGCGGTTTTTTCGATTCTTGATTCTTTTCTAAATCACGTGCTGTCTGGCTAGATGTGACTGTTTTTTCATCCTTCAGCGTTCCAAACAACCAATCTCCTACTGGATTCGAGACACCGAACCAATAATGTTCATTTTTGAAATGATGCAACAGATGCGTCTTTTTCATCCATTTTCCAAAACGCGTTCTCGGTTTCAGCGGAACATGCGCCACATAATGCTTCCATTCGTAAACAAGTAACATAACGATCAATCCACTTGCCGCTGCAGCTGTCAAAACGACAGACTGTGTCAAAAGATATGTCAGACCTGTAAAAAATCCGAGATTCGGTAACGAATACCAAATCGGTAAAAATAACAGATGAAGTTCATTTGGATGTGCATGATGATCATAGTGGAGCCGTTTCAACAGTTTTCGTCCAAGCGCATTTTTAGGTGGTGGTAAATGGAACAAAAATCGATGCGTCAAGTATTCACTGAAGCTAAAGACGATTAATCCAAGGAAAAAGAACAGTAGAATCGACCAATGAAATGGTTGAGCAATGGCATAACCGCTTATTCCGATCAGTAGTAAGAGCATGATCAAAATATCTGGAAATAGGAAAAAACGACGATAGATATCTGACATAGATGCCCTCTCCTTTCTTTTTTGTTACTGCGTCTAATCGTACGTTCATGGATTCGTCACGTTTTTCAATTCATGTCATATAATCATTGTCGATCCTTCCCTTATACTAAATAGAGAATGGAGTGATGATCACTTTGAGTTTATCGACCGGAATCATCTTTGTTTTACTCGCTTATACACTTATGGCGCTTTACGACATGTGGCAAGTATATCGGACAACTAGTAAGCTCTGGATATTCGTTTTATTTCTTGCAACACTAATTAGTCTCGTGATTGCCTTTTTTGTGGCCCCTGTCCTTGCACTATTCTTCTACTGGTCACGCCATCCATTGAAACGAAATATCGGTATTGTGCTACTGATCGTTGTAAGTCTCGTATCAATCATGATGAAATTATCGGGTTGATCGACTCCCTTCATGAATGTTTCATGAAGGGTTTTTCATGTTCTACTACCGAAGAAGAGACGGCGCATCAACTCACGTTCCGGCATCTCCGTCGCATTGAGTACATCTAGAAATGGTCGGTCATCATATGGAATTGTCAGGATTTCTGAACGGACTTGATTCTTCTTCCAGTCGATGATTGCTATTGGAGCGATGGCTGTTTCCTGACATCCAAGTGCACCAGGATTGATATAGAGTGTCTGCCCCGTCTCGACTTGTTGCGTTGGATGATGGTGACCAAAACCAATGATTCGCGCCTCATTTTCCGTAAACAAGGCGGATAAGTTTTCTTTTGTTCCCTCTACTGCTGGTTTAAGCGGATCATCACCGATCTTCTTCGTTAGATCCGCATAGGCATAATGCGTCAGATGCATAATTTGTTCTTGATGCGTGATATTTAACACGCGCGGCAAGCTTTCCAGATACTTCTGATTCTCTTGCGTCAATGTGTCCGCGATCCATTGATGATGCTCTTTAGCATGTCGGTAGCTATCGGGATAAACTTCCTCATAGATCAAAGCAAGAACACATTCATCATGGTTCCCGGAAATCGTTTGAATATCTGATCGTTGTCTCAATAAATTGATAACCTCATTGTGTTCTGGTCCGATTCCAACGAGATCGCCAAGACAATATACGGCATCGATATCTGATTGTTGATCGAGGTAAGACAACACGGCACGCAATGCTGCAGCATTCCCGTGAATATCTGTAAAAATCATCACTTTCATGTAAACGCCTCCATTGTTGATAGGTTAGGATTTCCCGGGTGCTATGGTGAATTCCTGTAAGATTTCGGAAAAAATAAATTGTCAGAAAATATTGATTATTGTTTTTGAGCGTGTTAGGCTTAGAAAAATTCACAGAGAGGGGCACGATTTAATGATTTCGACACAACAACCATTTAACCAAGCTGGACGACTGATTATTCTATGCATGAGGGACTGAAAACTTTTCCGATGATGAAACGGAAATGATTTTTGGGCCCTTCTTTCGATGCATCGAATGAGGCGCCCGCACAGAATGAGTGGCGCCTATCCCAAAAACGGATAGGCTTTTTTCATGGCAAAAATAGAGATAGATAGAGAGGATGACAACGTTGAAAGAATATGCGATGGATCG is a window encoding:
- the yidD gene encoding membrane protein insertion efficiency factor YidD; the encoded protein is MKRVLMGGIRFYQKAISPMKPATCRFYPTCSHYGMEAIERHGAVKGSYLTTRRLLRCQPFHPGGLDFVPEPDQFSWKAPLQRENPREKVEETEE
- a CDS encoding DUF2254 domain-containing protein, producing the protein MKKLKVLSREINWWWPLLYGLIGIGLTGVVTWLDVYVSDWFPKEWQTTLGLAQTIHSSVFTGLLAMMTFTFSTILVVLTTYSSQFSPRTLPNFIENRQVQHIFGIFIGAVSYSMTMLFFLRPALKTSVVASAVAVLVVLISIVAFVAFIHIVSQSIRVTTLLDRLHSEGNELLKRQLKHLESGEQRITEKKMTINHPHRIQATQTGYIQAVDYDAFDQKENVYIHRTVGSFVTEGEVIGRATCKDIDGNILIGPTKSSEQDFAFILEKLSEVALRAISPGINDPNTARHAIRIIGDLMRQYAVIPDGVLVVGEEQQHIIVRETYQQLLYTTFYQLRHYGAEDISVLATMLESLGTMKKNGLPSHCETIQRFIPYICSEARFEKMNDWDRDFLQNQIHRALNETFASPST
- a CDS encoding aldehyde dehydrogenase family protein, which produces MAQQNEATLHTDFTKIYIDGQWRTGASDSNMTNTNPFTGEELFTISAANQQDLDDAYEAAQVAQKEWAKVPALKRQGLIENFLKVLYEEKETIIEWLIKESGSTRIKAEGEFLASVLIVKEAATFPLRMHGEIRPSVVPGKENRIYRKALGVIGVISPWNFPFHLAVRSIATAIAIGNAVVVKPATDTPVSGGLIFASLFEKAGLPKGVLNVIVGRGSEIGDAIVEHPVPRLISFTGSTEVGRHIGELAGKHLKKTALELGGNNVFVVLDDADLDRAVESAVYSKFYHQGQICMSTNRILVASSIHDEFVEKYVARVKELQYGDPSHDRTQVGPLINQSQVERILEDLEKTKAAGATVRVGGEAKDNVIAPTVVTGVTNDMPLAKNEIFGPVAVIIPFDTDEEALEIANSLPYGLSGAVHGSSIERATAFALEVETGMIHINDQSVNDEPHMPFGGEKDSGLGRFNGEWVLEEFSTVQWLSVMHDRRQYKPFFE
- a CDS encoding tautomerase family protein — translated: MPLLRFDVIEGRSEEELKTLLDTAHDAMVEAFDVPERDRYQIVHTHKAHEMVIQDTGLGFERSKDIVLISVTSKTRTEEKKQRLYQLLAERLQANCGLAPTDLMVSIVENDAADWSFGLGEAQFLTGKL
- a CDS encoding organic hydroperoxide resistance protein, which gives rise to MSNVILTSRASAVGGRDGKVASDDNVINLDLVMPGTKGKEDIPTSNPEQLFAAGYAACFDGAYNLMARQAKKRVETRTNSEVSLLQDEADNGVKIAAKLVVEVVGVSQEEAEELLEKTHNFCPYSKATRGNIDVDLSVKVVDSL
- a CDS encoding hemolysin family protein, which encodes METFDTTTIIIRLLVIALLIVLTAFFVAAEFSVVKMRMSRIDQLITEGSKTAKVAKRLLENLDYYLSACQLGITVTALGLGWLGESTVGAILGMLFEEIDIPNSVSTIISFVLAFSIVTFLHVVLGELAPKSLAIQKTEAITMLLAPPLYWFGKIMKPFIWTLNGSARVILRLFGVEPAGHEEVHSEEEIKIIMTQSYKSGEINQTELSYMQNIFSFDERIAKDIMLPRTDLITISNDASMEDIIRLVEEYQFTRYPVAEEGDKDKILGFINAKQLFTDHMANKGKALSYYIHNLPIVSEYSPLQDAMLKMQVERTPMALVIDEYGGTAGVITMEDILEEIVGEIRDEFDKDEKADIEQIHERLYRISGRVLIDDLNERFNLGIEEEDIDTIGGWVMAQDTEVSSGQEFRYQAYTIKVMEVDNHQVKSIYLQLPDQEAIETEDIG
- a CDS encoding DUF456 domain-containing protein, with amino-acid sequence MTILLWSLIVVCFLVAFAGLVYPIIPSAPILVVGFLIYGFGFGFSELSISFWVIQAIFIILLFTLDYLVSAYTVDRRGGSQAAKIATTVGLIAGPFILPGIGLLIFPFVFAILTEKIISKKTWQTSVSVGIGTVLGILSSALLKGIAMLLMIVIFILYVV
- a CDS encoding quinone oxidoreductase family protein codes for the protein MKALTFHEFGTSDVLRFEDLPTPTITEHEVLIEMKAIGLNFADIYRRKGNYHLEGQPPYILGYEGSGVITAVGATVSTFYVGQRVAFADVPLANAEYVAAPVDKLIPLPDGISYETAASVLLQGLTAHYLTRDSYRVQPGDTILVHAAAGGVGQLLTQLIRLLGATPIGLTSSSDKAQIAKTAGCESVYLYSENWVEQVLSQTSGKGVDVVYESIGSTLMDSFHVTKVHGTVVFYGMAGGDPTPVDPRFLMDTSKTLTGGDLWNVLTSSEERIRRSGELFDWILSGHLTLSSPTTFALSDGKAAHDFLESRRSTGKLLLLP